The following are encoded together in the Anoplopoma fimbria isolate UVic2021 breed Golden Eagle Sablefish chromosome 9, Afim_UVic_2022, whole genome shotgun sequence genome:
- the tlr3 gene encoding toll-like receptor 3: protein MHAPRSLLLLAVIILHHCVASQKRTSCNVQDGRADCSHLSLTVVPPDLPGSITSLDMSHNRLRKIPPASLAPYPGILHLDISYNSITMLDQGLCQTLPLLRTLNMEHNQVYVLKKQDMSHCTNLTGLILASNKLNLQGEPFSALQSLRVLDVSQNKLQSAKLGSQPQLPNLFSLNLGFNNITTLSKDDFLFLSHSSSLQFLNMSSVTLKTLELGCFEPISGLRTVIMDGSNMGTLVSKLCFELSVTAIDVLSLRKTNLITLTNRAFEGLQKTNLTFLDLSHNKMGKMEDGAFQWLSRLQTLILTDNNFKHLTKDTFQGLKSLKKLNLTNALVKSQSIIDDFSFQPLSGLESLIMQKTGAQQLTENTFTGLTSLQELDLSWSSYISLRTITNKTFVSLAGTPLRKLNLTGTSITQINPQSFSSLGNLTTLLLDFNFIKQTLTGKEFEGLGQIKEIHMTNNRQTIDLISTSFVSVTSLRVLTLGRSLTVEAVNKDPSPFSPLLNLTVLDLSNNNIANIRENMLEGLVNLKVLKLQHNNFARLWKSANLGGPVLFLKDTVRLTTLQMDSNGLDEIPAEALRGLSNLSEISLANNLLNHLKDSIFDDLNSLQVLNLQKNLITAVRPKVFKAPMRNLRLLLMDRNPFDCTCESILWFVTWLNVTNATSVPGLRDQYLCNTPLAYFKRAIMDFDPLSCKDMTPFQTLYILSSTMVIMLTVTALLVRFQGWRIQFYWNILINRTLGFSNAKVEEGREFEYDAYVIHAEKDGSWVERRMVPLENDMCKFCLQDRDSVPGMPVLESIMDNMRKSRKILFVVTESLLRDPWVRRFKAYHALYQVIEASRDSVVLVFLQDVHDYKLSSSLFLRRGMLRSCCVLDWPVHKERVPAFHQKLLIALGMTNRLQD from the exons CATCCTCCACCTCGACATCAGCTACAACAGTATCACCATGCTGGACCAGGGTTTGTGCCAGACCCTGCCTCTGCTGCGGACATTGAACATGGAACACAATCAAGTGTATGTGCTGAAGAAGCAGGACATGAGCCATTGCACCAATCTAACAGGGTTGATTTTGGCTAGTAATAAGCTAAATCTGCAAGGGGAGCCCTTCTCTGCACTACAG AGCCTGAGAGTTCTTGATGTGTcccaaaataaactgcagtcgGCCAAGCTTGGCTCTCAGCCCCAGCTGCCCAACCTCTTCAGCCTCAATCTGGGATTCAATAACATCACTACTCTGAGTAAAGATGACTTCTTGTTTCTCAGCCATTCGTCCTCTCTGCAATTCCTCAACATGTCATCCGTGACTCTTAAAACG TTGGAGCTTGGTTGCTTTGAGCCCATTTCAGGCCTACGTACTGTGATCATGGATGGAAGTAATATGGGCACGCTGGTTTCCAAACTCTGCTTCGAGTTGTCAGTGACGGCCATCGATGTTTTGTCCCTTCGGAAGACAAATCTGATCACGCTCACAAACAGAGCCTTTGAAGGGCTGCAGAAAACGAATCTAACCTTCCTGGATCTGTCCCATAACAAAATGGGCAAAATGGAAGATGGCGCATTCCAGTGGCTGTCTAGACTTCAGACTCTAATTTTGACAGACAACAACTTCAAGCACCTGACCAAGGACACATTTCAGGGGctcaaaagtttgaaaaaactCAATTTGACAAACGCTCTTGTGAAAAGTCAAAGCATTATTGATGATTTCTCCTTCCAACCATTGAGTGGCCTGGAGAGTTTGATTATGCAGAAGACTGGTGCGCAACAATTAACAGAGAACACATTTACGGGCTTGACAAGTCTCCAAGAACTCGATTTGAGCTGGAGTAGTTACATCTCGCTCAGAACCATCACCAATAAGACGTTTGTTTCACTTGCGGGAACGCCTCTCAGAAAGCTAAATCTAACAGGAACCTCTATAACACAGATTAATCCTCAAAGCTTCTCCTCTTTGGGGAACCTCACCACTCTTCTTCTAGACTTCAACTTTATCAAGCAAACTCTCACTGGCAAAGAGTTTGAAGGCCTGGGCCAAATCAAAGAGATCCACATGACCAATAACCGCCAGACAATCGATCTAATCTCTACGTCCTTCGTGAGTGTGACCAGTCTGAGGGTCCTGACGTTGGGAAGAAGTCTCACAGTCGAAGCGGTGAACAAGGATCCCTCTCCGTTCAGTCCCCTGCTCAACCTCACCGTCCTGGACctcagcaacaacaacattgcCAACATCAGAGAGAATATGCTGGAGGGGCTCGTGAACCTGAAAGTGCTGAAGCTCCAGCACAATAACTTTGCCCGCTTGTGGAAGAGCGCCAACCTAGGTGGGCCAGTGTTGTTCCTCAAAGACACAGTGAGGTTGACGACCTTACAGATGGATAGTAACGGGCTGGATGAGATCCCAGCAGAGGCTCTGAGAGGGTTGAGTAACCTCAGTGAAATCAGCTTGGCCAACAACCTCCTTAATCACCTTAAGGACTCCATTTTTGATGATCTGAACTCACTGCAGGTTTTAAATTTGCAGAAGAATCTGATCACAGCTGTGAGGCCCAAAGTGTTCAAAGCTCCTATGAGAAACCTCCGCCTGCTTCTCATGGACAGAAATCCTTTTGACTGCACCTGTGAGAGCATTCTGTGGTTTGTGACGTGGTTGAACGTCACAAATGCGACAAGCGTTCCAGGTCTCCGGGACCAGTATTTGTGCAATACCCCGCTAGCTTACTTTAAGCGCGCTATCATGGACTTTGACCCCCTCTCCTGCAAAGATATGACCCCATTTCAGACTCTTTACATTCTGAGCAGCACTATGGTCATCATGCTGACAGTCACTGCGCTTCTGGTGCGGTTCCAAGGCTGGAGGATCCAGTTTTATTGGAACATATTGATCAATCGCACATTAGGGTTCAGCAACGCCAAAGTTGAAGAGGGCAGGGAATTCGAGTACGATGCGTACGTCATACACGCGGAGAAGGACGGTAGctgggtggagaggaggatggtgCCCTTGGAGAATGACATGTGCAAGTTTTGTTTGCAGGATCGAGATTCGGTCCCCGGCATGCCAGTGCTTGAATCCATCATGGATAATATGAGAAAGTCCAGAAAAATCTTGTTTGTCGTCACTGAAAGTCTTCTCAGAGATCCCTGGGTTAGGAG ATTTAAAGCCTATCATGCACTTTACCAGGTCATTGAAGCCAGCAGGGACTCTGTGGTTCTGGTCTTTCTGCAGGACGTCCACGACTACAAGTTGTCGAGCTCACTGTTCCTCCGTAGGGGAATGTTGCGTTCATGCTGCGTCCTGGACTGGCCCGTCCATAAGGAGAGGGTGCCGGCCTTTCACCAGAAGCTCCTCATAGCTCTTGGCATGACTAATCGATTGCAGGACtga